GCAAGACCCATATTTCTATAGGGCTTGGAATTGCAGCTTGCAATGCTGGCTACAAGGTATTTTTTACTACTGTACCATTACTTATTAACGAACTGAAAGAATCGCGTAGCGAAAAGAGATTACGCTCTTTTGAAAAAAAGTTTGAGAAATACGATCTTATTATAGCCGATGAATTAGGATATATTTCTTTTGATAAAGAAGGCAGCGAATTACTATTTACTTTTCTTTCCCTTCGGGCTGAGAGAAAATCAACAATCATTACAACAAATCTTTCTTTTGATAGATGGAATGAAGTTTTTAAAGATCCTGTGTTAACTGCTGCTTTAATAGACAGACTAACTCATAAATCTTATGTCATTAATATGAATGGCAACTCTTATAGAATGAAAGAAACTATGGATTGGCTGGGAAAGCCTAATTAATTTTTAACATTAGTGGTATACTTTTCGATTAAAATTTGGGGGATTTTTCGGTTGACAAATACA
This Ignavibacteria bacterium DNA region includes the following protein-coding sequences:
- a CDS encoding ATP-binding protein translates to MKNELLSEIKTYVKELKIPGINQSLKNRIEEAYRLDISYEEFLRDIFRDAYDIRKENGKKNRIKNAQFPYKKYLEDLKSEYLPDEAKKRLKELKTLKFIEESKNIIFAGNPGTGKTHISIGLGIAACNAGYKVFFTTVPLLINELKESRSEKRLRSFEKKFEKYDLIIADELGYISFDKEGSELLFTFLSLRAERKSTIITTNLSFDRWNEVFKDPVLTAALIDRLTHKSYVINMNGNSYRMKETMDWLGKPN